The genomic DNA TGCAGGGACGCCTCGCCGACTTCACCCTGGAGGAGATCCTCCAGCTGATCGCACTCCAGCAGAAGACCGGTGTGCTCACGGTCGACGCCTCGTATCCCATGGTGCTGGCCTTCGAGTCGGGCATGCTGGTGGGATATCGCGACGTCCGGCGTCTCGGACTCGACCCGCTCGAGAACTTCCTCAAGGCCTACGGCTACTTCGGGAGCGAGACCTGGGAACACATCGACTTCGTCCAGCGACACAGCAAGCTGGATCTCACCGAGATCCTGGTGAACGAGGGCGTGGTCGACGCCGACGAACTGGGCACACTGCAGATGGAGTCGGCACAGGAGGACATCTTCCGCGGGATGCAGCTCCGCGACGGTCGCTATCAGTTCACGCCGGGCCGCGACGGGATGGCCGGCCTCGAGGGCCGTGTGCGGATCAAGGTGGACGGACTGCTCATGGAGGCCGTCCGTCGGATCGACGAGATCGGGGCTCTTCGCGATCGTTTCTTCTCGAACGACATCAAGATCCGTCTGGCCGATCCCACCGCCGACACCTCGGCTCGATCGGCGACGGAACGACGTCTGCTCGCGCTGCTCGGGCGGACCGAGACCCTGGGACGCGTCGTGGCCCAGGCCCGCATGTCCGAGTTCGACACCCTGAGTACGCTCGACGGCCTGCGCGAAGACGGACTCGTCGTCCTGCAGTCGACGCCGAAGGTGCAGACCCGCGACGTCGAGGCCTCCACGCGGGACACGCGTCACGACCGCATGCTGCGCGACGCGTCGGTGGTCTCGATCGTCACGGTCTTGCTGGCGGTCCTGCTGGGGCTCTGGCAACCCTGGTCGGCGTACCGCGCGACCGGACCCGCGGGAGAGGGCCTGCAGTACGAACGAGCCCGACAGCGCGCGAGGATCGAAGCGGCCGTCCAGCTCTTCGAGCAACGGCACGGTCGCCTGCCCACCTCGATCGACGCCCTCGCACCCGAGGGTTGGCTCGACCCCGACACGGCGGAGTCCCTCGGCGACGACTTCGAGATCCGGATCGACCGGGCCACGGGCCGGTGGTCGGTGCGACCCCTTTCCGGCCCACGCGGCTAGACCGCGCGGGCCGCTCGCAGGCAGCGATCGGCGATCGCGCGTGCGATCCGGTTCGCCGACTGCCATGGCCGGGGCACGACGGCCGGCCACCGCAGCGGATCGGGCCGGAGGTGACGACCACTCTCACGCACGACGCCGGCCTCGAACCCCAGGTCACGGGCCAGTCGCGCGATCTCCGGCCGCACCCCACTGCCCCGGTGACACAACAACCAGGTCTGGGCACCGAGCCGCCGTTCGATCTCCTGCCGACTCGCCGCGAGTTCGCCGAAGATCCTCTCGTCGGGCAGGCGATCGAACTCCGCGACGTGGTGACCCGACGAGGCGATCGCCACGCCCTGCGAATGCAGGATCCGGAGTTCGCCCCACGTGACGGTCGGCGTGTCGTCCGATCGCCCTGCCGGAGTGCGCGTGCGCACCAGCGCCGAGGTCACGGCAACGGCGAAGACCAGGTGCGCATCGAGGAGCGCAGGGAAGACCGAACGCAGTGCCGTCGCGGTCGGTGCATCGAACACGAAGACACAGCCGGTGGGCGGCGTGGGCCTACGCAGGACCTCGGGCGGCAGCACGGCGACGCCGGCTTCGCGCAGGGCGTCGACGGTGGCGAGCACACGCGTGGCGGGGAACCAGTCGGCACCGAACCGCGGACGGCGCACGAGGCGTGGCCACAGGATGACCTGGACGGGATCGGGCACGCGAAGACCTTCCGAACACCGGGGCCGATCGACGGATGAGCGTCGGCGGTGGATGCGATGACGATCGAACGGGAACGGAACGACCCTCGCGGGACGGGGTCGACCTCGACGAGGGTCCTCGAAACTACCACGTCCGATCCTCGACCCTCAAGCGGCCAGGCCTGTGGTAGAGTGCGGCTCGGCCCTGTCCCGCACCCGGAGGCTCCCCCGATGCGCGCACCGGCCCGGCGCCTGCGAGCACTGCCGCCCTACGTCTTCCTCGAGCTGCAACGGCTGCGCGACGAGGCCCGCGACGCCGGTCACGAGGTCATCGACCTCACCATCGGCAATCCCGACGCACCGGTGCCCGAAGCCGTCAACCGCGCGCTGACCGGCGCGCTCTCGGCCGCGGGCGTGCACGGTTACCCTCCTTTCCGCGGCTCCGAACGGCTGCGTCGCTCGGTCGCAGCGTGGTACCGCCGCCGCTTCGGCGTCGAGATCGATCCCGGTCGCGAAGTCCTTCCGGTGCTCGGCAGCAAGGAGGGCCTGTACCACCTGATGCAGGCCTACCTCGACCCCGGGTCGTCGGTCCTCGTCCCCACGCCGTGCTATCCCGCCTACCTTGGCGCGGCACGGCTCTGCGATGCCGAGCCCGTCGAGATCCCCCTGCGCGCCGAGAACGACTTCGTCCTCGACCTGCGCGACGTCCCCGCCGACGCGGCGCGCGCGGCGTCGATGTTGATCGTGAACTCGCCGCACAATCCGACCGGCGCCGTCACCGGACGGGACGTGTGGCGCGACGTCGTCGCCTTCGCCCGTGATCACGACCTGCTCCTGGTCAGCGACATCCCCTACAGCGAGCTGGTGCTCGACGACACGGCGCCGCCGCCGAGCGTGCTCGAGTTCCCGGGGGCACGCGAGATCGCCGTCGAGCTGCAGTCGCTGAGCAAGAGCCATTCGATGGCGGGGTGGCGCGTCGGCTTCGCGGTGGGGAACGCCGAAGCGATCGGCAGCCTCGCCAAACTGAAGAGCAACGCGGACTTCGGAATGTTCCTGGCGATCCAGCACGCCGCCGCAGCCGCTCTCGACGCCAGCGAGGACACGGTGGTCATCACGCGACAGGTCTACCGCGAACGCCGCGACGCCGTGTGCGACGGACTCGACGCGATCGGCTGGCCCGTGCGTCGGCCCCGAGCGGGAATGTACGTGTGGACCCGACTCCCCGACCGGGCCGGGGACGACGACCAGGCTTTCGTCCGCGAACTCTTCGATCGCACCCGTGTCCTGCTGTCCCCGGGCAGCGGCTTCGGCGCCGCCGGGCGCGGCTGGGTCCGGATGTCCCTCGTCGGCGACGTGCCCCAGCTGCGCAGGGCCGTCCACCGGATCGGCGACTCGGGCTTGATCGGTTGAATCCGCGGCCTCAGTGGCCGGGCCATTCCATCGACGTGAGCGGGCCGTAGCCGACCACCGTCTGCTGGGCGGGGTCGAGGAGTTCCTGCGCGAGGCCGATGATCTCGTCGGACGTGACCGCATCGATGCGCTCGACGATCTCCGCGATCGGCACGAAGCGTCCGTACAGCTGTTCGCTACGGGCCAGCCGGAGGGCCTGGCTCAACACGCTCTCCATCCCCAGCACCACCGAGCTCACGAGCTGCGCTTTGTTCGATTCGAGCTCGTCCGCGTCGAGCTCACCGCGGCGCATGCGCTCGTACTCCTCGGCCACGATCGCGAGCGCACGGGCACACTTGTCGGGACTCGCCGAGAACGACGTCGCCAGCATGCCGGTGTCGCGGAAGAAGTCGCAGTAGTTGAAGATCCCGTAGGCCAGGCCCTCTTCCTCGCGAACGCGCTGGAAGAGTCGACTGCTCATGCCGCCGCCGAGCAGGTTGCTCAGCAGCGACAGTGCGTACCGGCCCGGATGATCGGTGGGCAGACCGGGAATCCCGATCTCGACGTACTGCTGGCTCAGGCCCTCGCGCCGGTGGCACCAGGTACCCGGCGTGGGCGAGGCCTCGGTGTCGACGTCACGCTCGACCTCTCCTTCGCCGAAACCGAAGGAGCGTTCCAGGAGCCGTTCGATGTCCTCGGTCAACGCACCGGCTGCACCCACGACCACGTTGCGGCCGCGATGGACGTGCTCCGCGAACTCGGTGAGTTCGTCGCGCGAGATCCCGCGCACCGATTCCTCGGTGCCCAGGATGGGGCGGCGCAAGGCGTGCTGAGGCCAGAGGTGCTCGCAGAAGCGCTCGTGGGCCACGTCGTCGGGGGTGTCGTCGGCCGAGAGGATCTCCTCGATCACCACCTGTTTCTCGAGCTCGAGCTGGTCGGGCGGGTGGATCGAGTGCTCGAGCATGTCGGCCAGGATCCCGAGCGCGTCCTCGAGCTGATCGGGCAGCACCTTGAGCGTGTAGGCCGTGTGTTCCTTCGTGGTG from Candidatus Krumholzibacteriia bacterium includes the following:
- a CDS encoding pitrilysin family protein, with the protein product MQRPVLRPESAPRRRLLDNGSVLLTRSLPETYGVGVSVVIGTGTRDEREDQGGISHLLEHMVFKGTRHRTAFELARDMEALGGQLDAYTTKEHTAYTLKVLPDQLEDALGILADMLEHSIHPPDQLELEKQVVIEEILSADDTPDDVAHERFCEHLWPQHALRRPILGTEESVRGISRDELTEFAEHVHRGRNVVVGAAGALTEDIERLLERSFGFGEGEVERDVDTEASPTPGTWCHRREGLSQQYVEIGIPGLPTDHPGRYALSLLSNLLGGGMSSRLFQRVREEEGLAYGIFNYCDFFRDTGMLATSFSASPDKCARALAIVAEEYERMRRGELDADELESNKAQLVSSVVLGMESVLSQALRLARSEQLYGRFVPIAEIVERIDAVTSDEIIGLAQELLDPAQQTVVGYGPLTSMEWPGH
- a CDS encoding DUF4388 domain-containing protein, with product QGRLADFTLEEILQLIALQQKTGVLTVDASYPMVLAFESGMLVGYRDVRRLGLDPLENFLKAYGYFGSETWEHIDFVQRHSKLDLTEILVNEGVVDADELGTLQMESAQEDIFRGMQLRDGRYQFTPGRDGMAGLEGRVRIKVDGLLMEAVRRIDEIGALRDRFFSNDIKIRLADPTADTSARSATERRLLALLGRTETLGRVVAQARMSEFDTLSTLDGLREDGLVVLQSTPKVQTRDVEASTRDTRHDRMLRDASVVSIVTVLLAVLLGLWQPWSAYRATGPAGEGLQYERARQRARIEAAVQLFEQRHGRLPTSIDALAPEGWLDPDTAESLGDDFEIRIDRATGRWSVRPLSGPRG
- a CDS encoding polysaccharide deacetylase family protein, which encodes MPDPVQVILWPRLVRRPRFGADWFPATRVLATVDALREAGVAVLPPEVLRRPTPPTGCVFVFDAPTATALRSVFPALLDAHLVFAVAVTSALVRTRTPAGRSDDTPTVTWGELRILHSQGVAIASSGHHVAEFDRLPDERIFGELAASRQEIERRLGAQTWLLCHRGSGVRPEIARLARDLGFEAGVVRESGRHLRPDPLRWPAVVPRPWQSANRIARAIADRCLRAARAV
- a CDS encoding aminotransferase class I/II-fold pyridoxal phosphate-dependent enzyme gives rise to the protein MRAPARRLRALPPYVFLELQRLRDEARDAGHEVIDLTIGNPDAPVPEAVNRALTGALSAAGVHGYPPFRGSERLRRSVAAWYRRRFGVEIDPGREVLPVLGSKEGLYHLMQAYLDPGSSVLVPTPCYPAYLGAARLCDAEPVEIPLRAENDFVLDLRDVPADAARAASMLIVNSPHNPTGAVTGRDVWRDVVAFARDHDLLLVSDIPYSELVLDDTAPPPSVLEFPGAREIAVELQSLSKSHSMAGWRVGFAVGNAEAIGSLAKLKSNADFGMFLAIQHAAAAALDASEDTVVITRQVYRERRDAVCDGLDAIGWPVRRPRAGMYVWTRLPDRAGDDDQAFVRELFDRTRVLLSPGSGFGAAGRGWVRMSLVGDVPQLRRAVHRIGDSGLIG